tggggcttagtgcctgcgtGGTGGGGCCACGTTTTTTCCTCctctaggacagaaattgagagaggaaggcaaaacaaagctgcagccttgctccaccacaCATGAAGATCGCCCCTGCGGGATggcaggggggaccaggggctcgaacctcggtccttgcatgtgggaacaggtgccccactgcctgacccGTCTGCACTTCAAGGAGAAAGTGGGTGGctctctgctccccccccccagcctctgggagcagtcgGGGGACACAGCTCAGAGAGGGCTGCCTGCTCTGGGCCATGTGGAGACCACAGCCCTGCAGCCGCCTCGGGTTCCACCCTCCAGGGAGGGATGTCAGGCCCAGTGGGGCCCATCCCACCTTCCCCTTTGGTCTAGCCAGACGCACCCTCACAGGCCCCAGTGGCTGGAGGGTCTGAACATGGtttattttattgtctccaggatTTGGATCCAGGGTCTGGTACACATGTACCTgccacattttattatttttttgagggagaccccagcactgctctctcctctggtgctggggctcaagcccaaGGCCCTGCACTGGGGTCAGGAGGGAGTGGACACAGGTGTGGCCGGGAGGCTGTTCACCAGGCTGAGGAGAGTGGGGGCTCCAGGGACGGGAGGGACAGTGATGGCTGCCCCACTCCTGCTCTAGCCACTGGGGGTGTGGCCTCCAGGGTGTTGGGGCCGAGGGCTCTGGGACTTGGTCGGCTTCTGGGGTGGGCAGAGCAGCAGCTGGTGCAGGGAGGGGTGAGGTCGCCCAGCGCAGGGTGGGAGCAACTACATGAGCAGGCAGTTGTCAGCCGACTGCCGGAGGCCTCCCAAGGTGGCCTGGGCCCTGTCCTTGAGGGAGCCCAGAGCCAGGCTGGGCAGGCTGGGCAGGTGGCCCAGCACGGaggccttctcctcttcctcctctgtgtCCTCCTCGATCATCTTGGCCAGCTCCCAGGGCAGTGCCACAGCCCCACCCACCACCTGGATCTGGCCCTCGTCGATCCTGTTCTGGGAGGACAAGTGGCGGAGTGGAAGTATGTGGGGCCAGCCTGGGGCAGGGGGCATGAGAAGGGGCAGGGTGGAGGTCTGGGGGGttgcagagagggagggatacaGGTCTGTGGGGCCAGCCTGGGGCAGGGGGGCATGAGAAGGGGCAGGGGTGGAGGTCTGGGGGGttgcagagagggagggatacaGGTCTGTGGGGCCAGCCTGGGGCAGGGGGGCATGAGAAGGGGCAGGGGTGGAGGTCTGGGGGGttgcagagagggagggatacaGGTCTGTGGGGCCAGCCTGGGGCAGGGGGGCATGAGAAGGGGCAGGGGTGGAGGTCTGGGGGGGttgcagagagggagggatacaGGTCTGTGGGGCCAGCCTGGGGTAGGGCAGCATGAGAAGGGGCAGGGTGGAGGTCTGGGGGGttgcagagagggagggatacaGGTCTGTGGGGCCAGCCTGGGGCAGGGGGCATGAGAAGGGGCAGGGTGGAGGTCTGGGGGGttgcagagagggagggatacaGGTCTGTGGGGCCAGCCTGGGGCAGGGCAGCATGAGAAGGGGCAGGGTGGAGGTCTGGGGGGttgcagagagggagggatacaGGTCTGTGGGGCCAGCCTGGGGCAGGGGGCATGAGAAGGGGCAGGGGTGGAGGTCTGGGGGGGttgcagagagggagggatacaGGTCTGTGGGGCCAGCCTGGGGCAGGGGGCATGAGAAGGGGCAGGGTGGAGGTCTGGGGCAGGttgcagagagggagggatacaGTTCTGTTGGGCCAGCCTGGGGCAGCGGCGCATGAGAAGGGGCAGGGTGGAGGTCTGGGCGGGttgcagagagggagggatacaGGTCTGTGGGGCCAGCCTGGGGCAGGGGCGCATGTGAAGGGGCAGGGTGGAGGTCTGGGGGGGttgcagagagggagggatacaGGTCTGTGGGGTCAACCTGGGGCAGGGGCGCATGagaaggggccgggtggaggtctgggggggttgcagagagggagggatacaGGTCTGTGGGGCCAGCCTGGGGTAGGGGCGCATGAGAAGGGGCAGGGTGGAGGTCTGGGGCGGGttgcagagagggagggatacaGTTCTGTTGGGCCAGCCTGGGGCAGCGGCGCATGAGAAGGGGCAGGGTGGAGGTCTGGGGGGGttgcagagagggagggatacaGGTCTGTGGGGCCAGCCTGGGGCAGCGGCGCATGAGAAGGGGCAGGGTGGAGGTCTGGGGGGGTTGCAGAGAGCGAGAAGGAGCAGCAGTGGAAGTCCTGGCCTGTGTGTCCTCCCTTGCTTTCTCTTATTCCTTCCGGCTTTCCCTCTGTTTTTGTTGTGGCATGGGGGGTGGCAGAGCATCGGGGGAGGAGCCCAGAGCctcagaggaccccccccccagcccctggacTGTTGGACATTTACACATTCAGCATCCTGGAGGGGCAGGTTCCTTGCTCAATCCCAGCGTCTCATGCTCTGGCTTTCTCGCTTCTCACTAATAATAGTTAGCACCTGgggtcaagctcccagttcctacctgcaggggagaggcttcagaagtagtggagcagggctacaggtgtgtatctgctcctcactcaatttcttttttttaaatcagagcactgctcagctctggcttatggtggtgtgtggggtggttgaacctgggactttgggacctCAGGAGTGAGTCTTTTTATACAGTCATTATGCTATCGACCCTTGCCCACTCAATTTCTTGTTTCTATccgaaattgaaaaaaaaatctattaagagcagatgggagatagcatagtggttctgcaaagagactcctaaCAGCGGCTTCAATCTCCtttaccaccatcagccagagctgagcagcgctttagtttaaaaaaaaaaaaagtctggcggtggcgcagcaggttaaatgcacgtggcacaaaacgcaaggaccggtgtaaggatcccggttcgagcccccggctccccacctgcaggggagtcgcttcccaggcggtgaagcaggtctgcaggtgtctgtctttctcttcccctctctgtcttcccctcctctctccatttctctctgtcctatccaacaacaatgacatcaataacaacaagaacaataaaaaacgggcagaagggaaaatattaaaaacaccaagggcaacaaaagggaaaataggggCGGAGGGTAGACGGCATAATGGTGACGCAaacatattctcatgcctgaggctccaaagtcccaggttcaatcccctgcaccaccataagccacagctgaacagtgctctggttaaaataaaaaaagggaaaataaataaaaaactttcatgcctcaagtaccaaaggtcccaggttcaccataaaccagagccgaggtaaaaaaagaaaaaagtacattttaaaaaattgagagtcgggttaagcgcccgtggtgcacaaggaccggtgtaaggatcccggttcgagcccccagctccccacctgcaggggcatcgtttcacaggtggtgaagcagggctgcaggtgtctgtctctccacctctgtcttcccttcctctctgtcctatctaatgacaacatcaataacaaaaacggcaactacaacaataaaaagggcaacaaaaaggaaaataaataaatataaaaaatcaccttattgggagtcgggctgtagcgcagcaggttaagtgcaggtggcgcaaagcacaagaaccggcataaggatgggCCCAGTtcgatcccagttcgaacctcggctccccacctgcaggtctgcaggtgtctgtctttctctcctcctctctgtcttccccttctctctccatttctctctgtcctatccaacaacgacaacaacaataataactacaacaataaaacaacaagggcaacaaaagggaataaataaataaaaataaaatatttttttaaaaatcaccttaTTAATCTATTAGCAAACAAGAGAAGCAGAGCCGAGGTTCTGTCCTGTGGGCTAGAGAGGGGCGTGGGAGCAGCACCCGGGGCAGGGGCAGTAAGGATGACCCGGCCCCCCCTGGGGTCACCCCCCTGCAGTCTCcagtgggaggggtggggggctcatTATTCCTGGCCACCTGCTGCCTGGTGCCTCTGCTCCCCTGTTTCCCTGTCTACTGTGTGACCCGGGGGCCAGGAGGGATGTGGGTGCAGTCCTGCTGAGGCGCCGACCCCCGCCTGGGTGTCGAGAAGCCCAGACCGTCACCTGAGCAGCCGCCTGCTCTGctctcctggggtggggggctcagaaGCAGGAGACTCAGCCTTCAGGAGcccctgagggagggagggagcagaggGACGAGTGGGGGCTAGGTGAGGGTGAAGCCCTGGTGGGTAGgcggggcagggagaggggggtGAGGGTGCCAGCTGGGGCTGGGCCACGCTCACCTTGGGCAGCCGGTACTTGTCCCGGAAGTGGGTCCGCAGCGTGGCTCGTTCAGCCTTTctctgtgccaagtgtgcttcCCGCTCCATCCTGGGGGCACCCCGGGCGTCAGCagggccccacccccacccagggtgCGGCATCACCATCACGGGGTGGGGCCCTGGGGGGATGGGGCAGCAGAGCCCGCACAGCCTCCCCCACCCTGGGCCCTGGGTCTGTGCTGGGGGCCAGCAAGGACTCCATCCCCTCCCTGTCACCCAGTCAGTCCTTGGGGGTCACAGCAGggtctccagcccccagccctgggtcCATCCTGGGAGGGGTCACAGCAGggtctccagcccccagccctgggcccaTCCTGGGGGGGTCACAAGGGTCTCCAGCCCTGTGTCCATGGGGGGGGTCACAGCAGGGTCTCCAGCCCTGTGTCCATGGGGGGAGGGTCACAGCAGggtctccagcccccagccctgggcccaTCCTGGGGGGGTCACAGCAGggtctccagcccccagccctgggcccaTCCTGGGGGGGTCACAGCAGggtctccagcccccagccctgggcccaTCCTGGGGGGGTCACAGCAGGGTCTCCAGCCcccaaccctgggtccatcctgggGGGGTCACAGCAGGGTCTCCAGCCCTGGGCCCatcctgggggggggcaggtcaCAGCTTCTGCGATGTGggtctggcctatggtggtgcagaaaTAGGACACAGCCACAGGGACTGTGACAGGTGCTGGGACAGTGCTGCCCAAGTCCCCACAGAAAGCTGTGGATGGGGTGAGGGGCAGTGCCGGCACAGCCCGCATCCAGCCCAGCTGCACCCCTGCTTTGGCCATGAGCCGGGGTGTCCCCAGGCCAGATCGGCTTAAGGGATCAGTGGCAGGtgcacccacccctccccccgccccctccaGGGCCTGGCGGTCAGGgtggcagtgggggctggggagatgtcTGTGGGGGGTGGGTTAGGGGCTAAGGGACAGCCAGGAAGGCGGCTAGCAGTTGGTGTTTTCTGAAGGCTGGGGGACAACCAGGAGGATGTCTGAAGGCAGCAggctcctgggggctggggtctcgGGGGACTGAGGGCTACTGGAGTCTGGGGGGTCTGGGGTCTCGGCCTTCCAGGGGCTGAGCTCCCCAGGGGCTCCCAGTGGCTCCGGGATTCTGGGGTCTCGGGGTTCTTTGGGGGgctcctgggggccgggtgggagCACTCACTGCTCCTCTGCCAGCTGCTTCTGGTACTCCTCATATTCCTCGCGGCTCATGCCCTGCGCCTCGGCAGCAGTCTTGTCCCCGGTGCCCTTGTCGTCCGTGCCCAGGCCCCCAGTGAGGGTCTTGAGCTGGCTGCCCACCATGCTCTTCACCACGAGGGCCATATCCCCGCGTTCCCACGTCCCCTCGTCGCTGGATGGGCTCTGCACCTCCGTGGGGAGGGAGCACGGGGCCTACGGCCACGACCACGTGCCGGACCACGTGCCGCTCCCGTTTGGCGGGCACCGCggccaggcgggggggggggactgcCCAGCAAGCAGGGACCCCAGGCTGGGCTCAGGAGGTGCCTCGTTCCCGCCAGGCACAGGAGGGGAGCAGCTGTCCCCCGTCCCCTTCTGGGTGAACTGGGGCGGAAGGCGGGGTGGGAGGGCTCCCACTGGGCGTGCACCCCCCAGACATaaacacgcacactcacacacaggctgggggtgtgcttTAATGGGGCCAAGGCTGGGGCTCAGGCCTGGGCGCTGGGTGTGGGGGGCTGTCTCCTCATGGCTCCCAGGACCCTCgggaagtggggagctgggctccggGCGGGGCTGTGCGTGGAGAGGAGTTCCTGGAGGTGCTGGTCCAGCTGCTGCCTGATGCCCGGAGAGGAGCAGGCGTCACAGCTTCCGTGGCTCCCTCGGCCCTCGCTCTCCCCGAGCCCCCAGCCAACTCAGCCCTCCGAgccacactcccccccccccccgcttctgtCCTGCTGGGCACATCCTGAACTGCCCCATCCACCTGCTGAACCCTGGCCTCTCCCTCTCAGCTCCAAACAGCAGCCTCCAGTCAGCGTGATgggaggaggggtggaggagggagggaaggacaacGCCCAGCACTGCAGCCCCTCAGAAGCACTGTCGTCCCCAGGCCAGCGCTCAGCTCCGTCCCCTGGGTCCCCTGGTCAGCACCCCCTGTGCAGTGGCCCAGCACCTACCTGAAGTGCAGGAGGCAGCAGAGGGCAGCGGCCTGGgccaggaggaagagcaggaagaGGCCTGGCTGCAGGCACCCCAGGGCCTTTGGGTGCTGGCCTGAGGTGTGTGGGGCCTTGGCTGCTCTCTGAGGGAGTTTGGGTCAGGCAAGGGGCCTGTGGGCTCTGTGGCCTTCAGAAAGGGGCACTCTTCCCGGGGTGGGCAGGGGTGTTCCCTGAACAccatctgtggggacagctggggatgCCCAGGGCCAGGAGTCTGgcggggagggagatggaggggagacacagatgggagaggagagggagaatggagggtgtgggtggggacagggacaggagtGTCCAGGTGGCTGCTCCTGAGTGGCCTTGGgcctcaccccctccccccgccccacatcCCTCTGGACGCAAGGGCTGAGCCCAGCAGTGTCTCCGTCCTCGCTCCagccctccctcacccctgccctcCTGGACCCCTCACCACCAGGCCCCGCAGGTCTCTCTGCAGAAGCTCCAGGAGTTGCTCCAGCTCAGAGAAGTGGTGCTGGGTGCCGGCGGGCAGGTAGAGGGGCCGGGCTGCAGAGGCCATGTGGGCAGCGGCATCCCTGGGGGTCAGAACACCCCAGCACTCAGACCCCAGAGGCAGGGTTTCTGCACCCAGGGTCTCACCCAGGGTCTCACCCCAGCCTCCCTGCTGGGGACAGCTGAGTTCAGGCAGTGCCTCTCCTAGCCTGGGGGCAGGTAGGGGGCAAAGGAAGCCAGGGCCCCTCCCGCCTGAGTAGGGGGTGCTTGCTCCCAACCAGCAAAGACCCATGGAGCACCCCTTTCTGAGCACTGACACTGAGTGGGCCCTCAGGTCATTCTCTCACTCGGTGACCTGGGGAGGCCCAGATATCTGCTGTGAACAGCGCTCCCCTGGGCCTCCCCCTGTGAGAGATGCTCCCCTGGGCCTCCCTCCTGTGAATGATGCTCCCCTGGGCCTCCCCCTGTGAGAGATGCTCCCCTGGGCCTCCCCCTGTGAGAGATGCTCCCCTGGGCCTCCCTCTGTGAGAGATGCTCCCCTGGGCCTCCCCCTGTGAGAGATGCTCCCCTGGGCCTCCCCCTGTGAGAGATGCTCCCCTGGGCCTCCCCCTGTGAGAGATGCTCCCCTGGGCCTCCCCCTGTGAGAGATGCTCCCCTGGGCCTCCCCCTGTGAGAGATGCTCCCCTGGGCCTCCCCCTGTGAGAGATGCTCCCCTGGGCCTCCCCCTGTGAGAGATGCTCCCCTGGGCCTCCCCCTGTGAGAGATGCTCCCCTGGGCCTCCCCCTGTGAGAGATGCTCCCCTGGGCCTCCCCCTGTGAGAGATGCTCCCCTGGGCCTCCCCCTGTGAGAGATGCTCCCCTGGGAAATTCATAAAGTGGATTCTTAAAGGGAAGAaccaagctgagcagggcttctaCATGGCCAGGAAGCCAGGGCGCCTTTAAGGCTTGGCCCTGATGGGGTGTGGGGGGCTCACCTCAGCAGCCTTGGGCGGGGTCTTAATTCAGGGCCCTGGAGGAGGGTTTTGCCTCAGGAGCCTGGGGGTTCTTACCTCAGGAGCATGGGAGTCTTACCTCAGGAGCATGGGGGTCTTACCTCAGGAGCCTGGGGGTCTTACC
This DNA window, taken from Erinaceus europaeus chromosome 16, mEriEur2.1, whole genome shotgun sequence, encodes the following:
- the CPLX3 gene encoding complexin-3; this translates as MALVVKSMVGSQLKTLTGGLGTDDKGTGDKTAAEAQGMSREEYEEYQKQLAEEQMEREAHLAQRKAERATLRTHFRDKYRLPKNRIDEGQIQVVGGAVALPWELAKMIEEDTEEEEEKASVLGHLPSLPSLALGSLKDRAQATLGGLRQSADNCLLM